One uncultured Alphaproteobacteria bacterium genomic region harbors:
- a CDS encoding conserved hypothetical protein (Evidence 4 : Homologs of previously reported genes of unknown function): MTTDDGRVGTLVLFQNGTGKMTGGLMDLSPKWRPTPDGLCLKPGALLPERCVKLVRSGNGYVGLKGGKQAFKLER, translated from the coding sequence ATGACGACAGACGATGGCCGCGTCGGAACCCTTGTGCTTTTTCAGAACGGCACGGGCAAAATGACGGGCGGACTCATGGACCTGTCCCCGAAGTGGCGGCCGACCCCGGATGGACTGTGCCTTAAACCCGGGGCACTGCTTCCCGAACGATGCGTGAAACTGGTTCGGTCCGGAAACGGGTATGTCGGCCTGAAAGGCGGCAAACAAGCCTTCAAATTGGAACGGTAG
- the lolD gene encoding Lipoprotein-releasing system ATP-binding protein LolD: MGSGGILIEKIRKRYGSGDTAVDALKDVNMQVAPGEVVGLIGPSGSGKSTLLKALGAVIDPSGGRMTLGDEVIYEDGWKIPDLRALRRDKIGFVFQAPYLIPFLDVTDNVALLPMLAGVPNNESRQRARELLKALDVEHRAAAMPSQLSGGEQQRVAIARGLVNRPPVILADEPTAPLDSVRALTVIRILNDMAVKFGTAIIVVTHDEKIIPTFKRIYHIRDGVTHEEAGEGRGFD; the protein is encoded by the coding sequence ATGGGCAGCGGCGGAATCCTCATCGAAAAAATCAGGAAGCGGTATGGCAGTGGCGACACCGCGGTCGATGCCCTGAAGGACGTCAATATGCAGGTCGCACCCGGCGAGGTGGTCGGCCTGATCGGTCCGTCGGGATCGGGCAAGAGCACGTTGCTCAAAGCCTTGGGTGCCGTCATCGATCCGAGCGGCGGCCGCATGACCCTCGGCGACGAGGTGATCTATGAGGACGGCTGGAAAATTCCCGATCTTCGCGCGTTGCGGCGCGACAAGATCGGCTTCGTCTTCCAGGCGCCTTACCTCATCCCTTTTCTGGACGTCACCGACAATGTCGCTTTGCTGCCGATGCTGGCGGGCGTTCCCAATAATGAATCGCGCCAGCGCGCGCGTGAACTCCTGAAGGCTCTCGATGTCGAGCATCGCGCTGCCGCCATGCCATCGCAGCTATCCGGCGGAGAACAACAGCGGGTCGCGATTGCGCGCGGACTGGTCAACCGACCACCGGTTATTCTTGCGGATGAGCCGACCGCGCCGCTTGACAGCGTGCGTGCTCTGACCGTGATCCGCATCCTCAACGACATGGCAGTCAAATTTGGAACGGCCATTATCGTCGTTACTCATGACGAGAAGATCATCCCGACCTTCAAGCGCATCTATCACATCAGGGACGGCGTGACGCATGAAGAAGCAGGCGAGGGACGCGGCTTTGACTGA
- a CDS encoding ABC transporter permease protein produces the protein MISLAGRDILHSWGKFVFTGVGLGLLIGVTFTMAGVYRGMVDDGKVLLDNSGADMWVVQQNTLGPYAESSSINDDIYRVILAIPGVERVANVTYLTMQVQKGNSDVRAMVVGIAPGDMATPGWPPFLVAGRQITRSHYEAVADVATGFSLEDTIVIRRNHYTIVGLTRRTVSSGGDPMVFIPLKDAQEAQFLKDNDSIVRQRRRTSENPEFNRPWVPGLLDAVIASQNSNPYVNAVLVRIKPGYDPERIATDIARWKRLTVYTRPQMEEILIGKLIATSAKQIGMFLAILAIVSAAIVAFIIYTLTMDKIREIAVLKLIGTRNRTIASMILQQAVVLGLIGFVVGKITATFAAPLFPKFVLLLSVDTMIGLIAVIVICALASVVAIRMALKVDPAEAIGG, from the coding sequence ATGATCAGCCTCGCCGGACGCGACATTCTGCATTCATGGGGCAAGTTCGTCTTCACGGGGGTCGGGCTTGGCCTCCTCATCGGTGTGACCTTCACCATGGCTGGCGTCTATCGAGGGATGGTCGACGACGGCAAGGTGCTGCTCGACAACAGCGGCGCCGATATGTGGGTCGTCCAGCAGAACACACTCGGCCCATATGCGGAATCCTCAAGCATCAACGATGACATCTATCGCGTGATCCTCGCGATCCCCGGCGTCGAGCGGGTCGCTAACGTAACCTACCTGACGATGCAGGTTCAAAAGGGAAACTCGGACGTACGTGCCATGGTGGTGGGCATCGCGCCGGGAGACATGGCGACACCCGGCTGGCCGCCGTTTCTTGTCGCGGGGCGGCAGATCACGCGCAGCCACTATGAGGCGGTGGCCGATGTCGCTACGGGGTTTTCCCTTGAGGACACGATCGTTATTCGACGAAACCATTATACAATTGTGGGCCTCACTCGGCGGACGGTATCGTCGGGTGGCGATCCGATGGTCTTCATCCCGCTGAAAGACGCGCAGGAAGCACAATTCCTCAAAGACAACGACTCCATAGTCCGTCAGCGCCGGCGCACCAGCGAAAATCCAGAGTTCAACCGGCCCTGGGTGCCTGGCTTGCTGGATGCAGTGATCGCCTCGCAAAACAGCAACCCTTACGTGAACGCAGTCCTGGTCCGCATCAAACCTGGCTATGACCCGGAGCGCATTGCAACTGACATAGCAAGGTGGAAGCGGCTGACGGTTTATACGCGACCCCAGATGGAAGAGATTCTGATTGGGAAACTCATCGCGACGTCCGCCAAGCAGATCGGCATGTTCCTCGCCATCCTGGCCATCGTCAGCGCCGCCATCGTCGCCTTCATCATCTACACGCTCACGATGGACAAGATACGCGAGATTGCCGTGCTGAAGCTGATCGGCACGCGCAATCGCACCATCGCGTCCATGATTCTGCAGCAGGCCGTTGTACTTGGATTGATCGGCTTCGTTGTCGGCAAGATCACGGCGACCTTCGCAGCACCTCTTTTCCCGAAATTCGTCCTTCTTCTTTCCGTCGACACGATGATCGGGCTCATCGCCGTCATCGTCATATGCGCACTTGCCAGCGTCGTCGCCATCCGCATGGCGCTCAAAGTCGATCCCGCCGAGGCGATCGGAGGCTGA